A stretch of DNA from Corallococcus silvisoli:
GCGGCCAGGGGGCCCTGTGCAATCACCGTGAGCGTCCAGTCGATGGTGGACGGGTCGTCGCCGTACTCCCACGCCTCCGGGAGCGTGCGCAGGTAGGGCTCCGGCTTGGAGGGCGAGGAGGGCAGCTTCAGGATGTACTGATCCACCAGCCGCCGGTAGTACCGCGCCACCAGGGCCCGCCGCAGCTTCCCGCCCCCGTTGCCGGGCAGGTGCTCCGTCGCGCGGCGGATGGAGTCGAGCGGATCCGCTTCCTTCGTGTCGTGCGATTCGTCCAGCCAGCCCTGCGCCCGCGCCTCGGCCAGCGCGTCCTCCCAGCGACCGCCGGACTGCACCGCCGCGTCCAGGTCGCCCTCGTCCGGGATGGAGACATCCCCGCCGAGCGGAATGAAGAAGCGCACGTCCGAGGGCACGTCGATGAAGCGGATGAACGCGGCGCAGAAGTAGAGGAATTGCAGGCGGGCGTCGGGCAGCGCGTAGAACGTCTGCACGAACATGCGCGCCTGCGCGCGGAAGCCGGGGTAGGCCTGCTCCAGCGGCTCCAGCTGGTTCCGAGGCACCAGGTCGCCGGGCTCCCTGCGCCACAGCTCTTCGTAGAGGGCCAGGTAGAAGCTGAAGAGTGGCGACGGGCCGCCCTTGTCCGCGGTCTTGTCCTTGCGCGTGTGGGGCGTGCGCAGGAAGCCCCGGTACACCTCGCAGAGGGCCTCCGCGTGGGTGCGCCCCACGAACTCGTTCACCTGGAGGTCGAAGAACAGGTTGGTGAGCGACTGGCCCAGCCCGGGAATCAGCCGCTGCTCCAGCACGCGCAGCTCCGCGTCCCACCCCAGCGTGTGCGGGAAGCGCACGTGGTGCCCGATTTCGTGCGCCAGCACCGCGGTGAGGCTGTCGCGCGCGCCCATGCGGACCAGCAGGTCGAAGTGGACGAACACCTGCCTGCGCGCGAGGTCGATGTACGCGAGCGGTTCATCCGCCGCGCCCTCGCCGGGATGGAAGGGCTGGTGCGGCTCCGGGGGGCTCAGCTCCACGTGCACGTCCCACAGCGCCAGCGCCTCGCGCCAGCACCGCTCCACCTCCTCCGGGGTGAAGGCCGCGCCCGGGCTCATGACGGCAGGACGACCGCCAGCCACTGGGACGTGTGCATCGTGGCCACCGCGCGCCACGCGTTGTGCTGGGTGCTGTACCAGTCCCCCGCGCGCGGGTCGCGCTGCGCCAGCGCGGTGAGCGCCTTGGAGGGCTTGCCCGTCGAGGGCTCCAGCCGCTCGTTGCAGCCCATGGCGCCCAGGAGCACGGGCTTCTTCACCAGCCACACGCCCTGGGTGGCCGCGTCGCGTCCGCCCGCGGCGGTGGCGCGGTGCCGGTCGTGCACGCACACCACGGCGGGCGCGAGGAAGTGCATCTCCCCGGGCATGAAGCGCGCGTCCTCCTGGGACAGGTCCACCCACTGCGTGATGGCCGTGTCGCCCAGCGGTTCGGCGGGGGGCTCCATCGCGGCGTTGGCGATGGTGTGCAGGTGGTCCTCCAGGTTCTCCAGCGAGGACAGGTTCGCGCCCAGCCGGCAGAACAGCCGCTGCACCCACGGGGGGGCGGACTCCAGGTTCTCGCTCAGGTTCCACATCCGCGCGAGCGCGGGCGCCTGGGCCGGCTGGGGGAGGGACGGCAGCAGGCGCGGCAGCAGGTCCGACCACGCGAGCGTGAAGAAGTTCTGGCGGCCCGCGGACGCGGGGTACAGGTAGCCCAGGCCGATGCCTTCCGCGCCCAGCCGCAGGTAGGCGCGGAGGACCTCCTCGCCCGTGGCGGCGTCCGGGCTGGAGGCCGCGAGCGCCTGGCCCATGCGGGCCACCGGGCCCTGGACGAACGCGCTCCACAGCGCGCGGTCCCAGCGCACGAAGCGGCCGCGCGCTTCCCTCTCCAGGTCTTCGACGAACGTGCTCATGGCTGCCCCTGACCGCCCGGGTTCTCCTTCAGCCACGTCGCGTAGTTGCGGTAGCGGCTGTAGAGGGATTTCAAGTGGATGAGGTCCTCGTACACCGGGCCGGACAGCTCCTGGCGGGTCATCAGGTCATTCATCAGCGCGGTGACGGCGGACAGGCGCTTCTCGGTGGTGCGCAGGTCCACGCCGGACAGGCCCAGGTCCAGCTCGGCGCGCAGCGCGGTGACCTTCTGGCGCACGGGCGCGTGCGTGCCGTAGCGGGCCATGGCCATGTCGAACATGTTGCGGATCCACGCCACGCGGTCCTGGAGCAGCATCTTGTGGCCCTTCACCTCGAAGAAGGGGCTGCGCGCGTTGGGGGTGAGCTTCTCGTGCAGCACCCAGGGGATGATCTGCCGGAAGTCCTCCAGCTCCACCACGCGGTGGCCGCGGAAGAACGCGAGCGCCTTCGCGAAGTGGAGGATGGTCTGGTAGGCGCGCACGCTGGTGCCGTTCTCCGTCTGCGTGCAGAGGTGCACCTTCTTGTCCAGCGGGCACTGCTCGTTGCACACGGCGGACACGGTCTGTCCGGCGAGCTTCAGCGTGTCCTTGTGCTTGAACTCGAAGCGCGGGGACGCCATGCGGCAGAAGTCCAGCTGGCCCAGGAAGAAGGCCACGCGCTCCAGGGCGCCCTTGGGCACCTCCACGGCGAGGATGGCGTTGTAGGCCTTCTCCAGCTCGCCGGGAGTGAAGACGATGTCCCTGGGGAGCAGCTCCTCCGGGGACTTGTCGGACTCGATGCGTTGCAGCAGCGTGTCCACGAAGCCGGAGTTGAAGGGCACGGCGCGGACGACGACGTCGAGCCGATCCTTGAGCGCTTCGATGACCTGGAACGTGCCGCCGCCCTGGTCGTCGTTGGCGGTGAGGAACCAGGACGAGCGGCCGGTGTAGACGTACTGGTCCATCATCTCCGCGTAGCCTTCGCCCAGCAGCGACAGCAGGGCGGACTGCGTCTTCGTGGGGATGCGGTTGTACTCGTCGATGATCTTCACGCGCTGGCCAATCCACTTGCGCCAGCTCACCTTCACGGCGGACAGGTCCTCCGCCTTGAGCATGTCCGACGGCAGGGGCGCGCCGAGCAGGTCCGCGATGGACAGCTGCGGGTGGCCGCGCTGGATGCCGCGGTGGACGTCCTCCCGGCCCATGCCGGACAGCAGCGCCATGAGGATGGCGGAGGTCGTCTTGCCGCGGCCCGGCCCGCCGACGAGCAGGGCGCGGCGGCAGGTGAAGAGGGTGAGCAGGGGGATGAGGACGAAGGAGCTGTAGCTCATGTCCTCCGGGAGGTGGACCTCGTCCCCGGCGGCGTTCTTCAGGGCGGCGGTGCCGCCGAACTCGATGTCGTAGTACGGGCAGATGACGGCGTTGTTGGTGATCCACCAGTACGCCTGCCGCATCTTGTCGTGGAGGCTGCCGCCGTCGCGCTCCGAGAGGTGGACGCTGAGGCCCTTGTCCGCCGACGCACGCCCGGTGAGCAGGCGCGACACCCAATCCTGGTTGGCCATGGAGGGCGGGAGTGTAGCCCCGGATGGTGACCAGGCCCAGGCCCTCATGCTACGCCACCCAGCGTGACCACGAAGCTTCGCATCGTTTGGGAAGGAGAGACCCCCGGGCTCACCGAGCACCGTGTCAGCCTCGCTGCGTTTGGCGAAGCGCTCTTGAGCTTGCTGCGAGCCGCCCGCAACATCGCCGCCATCCAGGTCGCCACCGCCGCGGGCTCGGATGTGGATGCCACACGGGCGACCAAGACCACCTACGTCGATCTCCAGATCAGCAACCTGCGGGAAGGTTCGGTCGACCTCGAACTCGAGACCGTGCCCATGCCGGTTCGCGGGGCGGACCCATCGCTGGCCGTGGACCCCGAGCGGGTCACTCGGGAGATTCTCGAGAGCATCCGTGATGAGAGCCAGGGCCGCCGGCGCAACCGGTGGGTGAACGAGTATCTGGACAAGCTCCCCAAGGGCTTGAAGCGACAGCGCTACGCCCTCGTGCGCGACGGCCAGGAAGAGCAGGTCTTCGAGTTCGAGCAGATGACGCTCGCGGAGGCGCCCGCGGTCTTGCCGCATCTGGAGATTGTTCGCGGCATCATCTGGGGACTCGATTTCGCCGTGTCGAACAAGCCGGCGATCCGGATCGCGCAGCTGGAGGGCGGGGTCATCACGGTGACCGCCACGGCGGAGCAGGTGGAGAAGGCCTCGCTTCTGCGAGAGGGCGACAAGGCCATCGCGGCGATGGTCGCCATGGGCCCCAAACCTCGCCTCATCTGGATTCGTCAGGAGGGCACCGATGCGCCGGGCCTGACCGCCGAGGCGCGGGATGCGCACGTCTTGCGCAGATGGAGTGAGCTGCTCCGGAGGCTTGCCCAGTGAGTGCCGAGCAGCAGCCGTACGACCGGTTCTGCAGCCTCACCCGGCTCCAGGCTCTGCATGCCATGGGCATCGCCGCGCATGGTGGAACGGTCGGAGTCCGGGACGCCTTGTGCCCTGGGGCTACGCTCGGGGCCGCGTGGTCCGCGGAGGAGTACAACGCGAGGCCGGGGGCGGTCCCCGGTCTGATGTTCGCGGTCTACCTGCTCTTCTATTTCGCGACGAAGCAGTGCTTCGTGGATGGGAACAAGCGGATCGCCTGGCTCGCCATGTCGGAGGTCCTGGCCGGAATGGGCCTGGAGGTCGATGCCTCGGATGACGAGGCGGAAGCGCTGGTGATGGCCATCGCCAGCAACAGGTTCAAGGACGTCGAGCCTGTGTTCCTCTGGGTCGTCGAGCACCTGAGCGAGCTCGCCGCTCCCTGACGTCAGAGCGTCACCAGCCCCATCCGCGCCGCGCGCACCACGGCCTCCGTGCGGCGCTGCACGCCCAGCTTCGCCAGCACCGCGTTGACGTGGAACTTGGCCGTGTGCTCGCTGATGTCCAGCCGGTCCGCGATGGCCTTGTTCGACAGGCCCTCCGCCAGCAACCCCAGCACCTCGCGCTCGCGCGGCGTCAGCGTGTCCGGCCCCGGCGCCCCAGAAGGCGCCGTGCTCCGGGGCGCCGCGCGCACCTGCGTCAGGCCCGGGTCGAACACCGCGAGCCCCCGGGACACCGCGTGCAGCGCTGCCACGAGCATCCCCGGCGACACGTCGCGGAACAGCAGGCCCCGCGCCCCCGCGCCCAGCGCCAGCTCCCCCGCCGCCTCGTCCGCCACCAGCGCCAACACCGGCGCACCCAGGTCCGGCGCCGCGCCCTCCACCAGCCGCAGCCCCGTGTCCCAGAGCACCACGTCCGGCGGTTCACCCCGCGCTGACTCCAGCTCCACCTGCGTGCCCGCCGCCGCCACCGTCCAGCCCTCCGCCTGGTCGCTCAGCGCCCGTGCGAGCGCACCCCGGGCCAGCGGG
This window harbors:
- a CDS encoding M48 family metalloprotease, with protein sequence MSPGAAFTPEEVERCWREALALWDVHVELSPPEPHQPFHPGEGAADEPLAYIDLARRQVFVHFDLLVRMGARDSLTAVLAHEIGHHVRFPHTLGWDAELRVLEQRLIPGLGQSLTNLFFDLQVNEFVGRTHAEALCEVYRGFLRTPHTRKDKTADKGGPSPLFSFYLALYEELWRREPGDLVPRNQLEPLEQAYPGFRAQARMFVQTFYALPDARLQFLYFCAAFIRFIDVPSDVRFFIPLGGDVSIPDEGDLDAAVQSGGRWEDALAEARAQGWLDESHDTKEADPLDSIRRATEHLPGNGGGKLRRALVARYYRRLVDQYILKLPSSPSKPEPYLRTLPEAWEYGDDPSTIDWTLTVIAQGPLAAVAPLRRELEADLPPPSDLGVPALELYLDTSGSMPKPEQELNAMTLAAQVLAASALRKGATVRGIVYSAGDPLVSPWMYDEETARDFFLQYIGGGTWFPVEEMERMASERPDALRVIISDSDFLANMREKDSLKRLARAMSQSRRVVAFLALPDEGPARQVLAPLLSSPRFRLATVQWMSDFGRAAAALADALLEK
- a CDS encoding MoxR family ATPase, encoding MANQDWVSRLLTGRASADKGLSVHLSERDGGSLHDKMRQAYWWITNNAVICPYYDIEFGGTAALKNAAGDEVHLPEDMSYSSFVLIPLLTLFTCRRALLVGGPGRGKTTSAILMALLSGMGREDVHRGIQRGHPQLSIADLLGAPLPSDMLKAEDLSAVKVSWRKWIGQRVKIIDEYNRIPTKTQSALLSLLGEGYAEMMDQYVYTGRSSWFLTANDDQGGGTFQVIEALKDRLDVVVRAVPFNSGFVDTLLQRIESDKSPEELLPRDIVFTPGELEKAYNAILAVEVPKGALERVAFFLGQLDFCRMASPRFEFKHKDTLKLAGQTVSAVCNEQCPLDKKVHLCTQTENGTSVRAYQTILHFAKALAFFRGHRVVELEDFRQIIPWVLHEKLTPNARSPFFEVKGHKMLLQDRVAWIRNMFDMAMARYGTHAPVRQKVTALRAELDLGLSGVDLRTTEKRLSAVTALMNDLMTRQELSGPVYEDLIHLKSLYSRYRNYATWLKENPGGQGQP
- a CDS encoding type II toxin-antitoxin system death-on-curing family toxin, producing MSAEQQPYDRFCSLTRLQALHAMGIAAHGGTVGVRDALCPGATLGAAWSAEEYNARPGAVPGLMFAVYLLFYFATKQCFVDGNKRIAWLAMSEVLAGMGLEVDASDDEAEALVMAIASNRFKDVEPVFLWVVEHLSELAAP
- a CDS encoding LuxR C-terminal-related transcriptional regulator; this translates as MLDAPASSSRLALVSEDPLARGALARALSDQAEGWTVAAAGTQVELESARGEPPDVVLWDTGLRLVEGAAPDLGAPVLALVADEAAGELALGAGARGLLFRDVSPGMLVAALHAVSRGLAVFDPGLTQVRAAPRSTAPSGAPGPDTLTPREREVLGLLAEGLSNKAIADRLDISEHTAKFHVNAVLAKLGVQRRTEAVVRAARMGLVTL